One region of Phragmites australis chromosome 18, lpPhrAust1.1, whole genome shotgun sequence genomic DNA includes:
- the LOC133899318 gene encoding protein SHORT INTERNODES 1-like: protein MAGFPLGGGSSHSRGDHPPVNPSSGSDSNAAAAAAAYLYTTAAASRGGFQLWPHHPVEEHPFYASNIIRFADDPAAGSSRGGSGSGAGTISCQDCGNQAKKDCAHMRCRTCCKSRGFDCPTHVKSTWVPAARRRERQHQVSTGAAEPSKRPRDAAQPSSATGTTTSGERQQMVVGEQFPREVSSEALFRCLRLGPVDETDAEVAYQTTVSIAGHVFKGILHDVGPDPSVAGGLRHAAEGSSPSTAAAGEGTIAAPAVSSSAVVMDPYPTPGPYNGAPFFHGHPR, encoded by the exons ATGGCGGGCTTCCCTCTAGGCGGAGGAAGCAGCCACAGCCGCGGCGACCACCCTCCCGTCAACCCCTCCTCCGGCTCCGACTCTAAcgccgcagcggcggcggctgcctaCCTCTACACAACCGCAGCCGCTTCCCGCGGTGGGTTCCAGCTATGGCCGCACCACCCGGTCGAGGAGCACCCCTTCTACGCGTCCAACATCATCCGCTTCGCCGATGACCCCGCCGCGGGCTCGTCGCGCGGCGGGAGCGGCTCTGGCGCCGGCACCATCAGCTGCCAGGACTGCGGCAACCAGGCCAAGAAGGACTGCGCCCACATGCGCTGCCGCACCTGCTGCAAGAGCCGCGGCTTCGACTGTCCCACCCACGTCAAGTCGACATGGGTCCCCGCCGCCAGGCGCCGCGAGCGACAGCACCAGGTCTCCACCGGCGCCGCCGAGCCCTCCAAGCGCCCGCGCGATGCCGCCCAACCATCCTCCGCTACAGGAACTACCACCTCGG GGGAGCGGCAGCAGATGGTGGTGGGCGAGCAATTCCCGCGGGAGGTGAGCTCGGAGGCGCTGTTCCGCTGCTTGCGTCTTGGCCCCGTCGACGAGACCGACGCTGAGGTGGCGTACCAGACCACCGTCAGCATCGCCGGCCACGTCTTCAAGGGCATCCTGCACGACGTCGGCCCGGACCCCTCGGTCGCGGGCGGCCTCCGCCACGCCGCCGAGGGGTCCTCCCCGAGCACGGCCGCGGCGGGCGAAGGCACCATCGCGGCGCCGGCCGTGTCGTCATCGGCTGTGGTGATGGACCCGTACCCGACGCCCGGCCCGTACAACGGCGCGCCTTTCTTCCACGGCCATCCGAGGTGA